The following are from one region of the Qipengyuania flava genome:
- a CDS encoding DUF2793 domain-containing protein, whose amino-acid sequence MTTPTTFSALTPRHGLPTLLPGQVQKEFFVNEALARIDALLHPEVEGIAADPPIDASPGECWIVAEAATGEWLEHGGEIAAWDGVQWTFCAPASGMQAFVRSSGSLWNFGAGWNAPEKPPLPAGGTTVDAEARDTLASLIAALSAAGIFPPD is encoded by the coding sequence ATGACGACCCCCACCACCTTCTCCGCACTGACGCCGCGCCATGGACTGCCGACCCTCCTTCCGGGCCAGGTCCAGAAAGAATTCTTCGTGAACGAGGCCCTCGCGCGGATCGACGCCCTCCTGCACCCCGAAGTCGAAGGCATTGCTGCCGACCCGCCGATCGATGCCAGCCCCGGGGAGTGCTGGATCGTGGCGGAGGCCGCGACAGGCGAATGGCTGGAGCACGGCGGGGAGATCGCGGCGTGGGACGGGGTTCAGTGGACCTTCTGCGCACCGGCAAGCGGCATGCAGGCCTTTGTCCGCTCATCGGGATCGCTCTGGAATTTCGGCGCCGGCTGGAACGCTCCCGAAAAGCCACCTCTTCCCGCAGGTGGAACAACCGTAGATGCCGAGGCCCGGGATACTCTCGCAAGCCTCATAGCGGCGCTTTCTGCCGCTGGCATTTTTCCGCCCGACTAA